A genomic segment from Treponema sp. Marseille-Q3903 encodes:
- the ilvN gene encoding acetolactate synthase small subunit, protein MERFVLSVLVENKSGVLSRVSGLFSRRGYNIDSLTVCATDKPEQSRMTIVVKGDEHILDQIQKQLSKLQEVIGIKKCEKLSSVQREMGLIKVRAEANNRGTIIETCDIYKARIVDVGLESVIIEITGSEEKIESLLRLLEPYGILEYVRTGITSLDRGSAVM, encoded by the coding sequence ATGGAAAGATTTGTTTTAAGTGTTCTTGTTGAAAATAAATCAGGAGTTTTGTCCAGAGTTTCAGGGCTGTTTAGCCGCCGGGGTTACAACATCGACTCTCTGACTGTATGTGCGACAGACAAGCCTGAGCAGTCTAGAATGACGATTGTCGTGAAAGGCGATGAACATATCCTTGACCAGATTCAAAAACAGCTTTCAAAGCTTCAGGAAGTTATCGGAATCAAAAAGTGCGAAAAACTTTCTTCTGTACAGCGTGAAATGGGATTGATCAAAGTCCGTGCAGAAGCGAACAACCGAGGAACAATCATCGAAACTTGTGATATTTACAAAGCTCGCATAGTCGATGTGGGACTTGAATCGGTGATAATAGAAATCACAGGAAGCGAAGAAAAAATTGAAAGTTTGCTTCGGCTGCTTGAGCCTTACGGAATCCTCGAATATGTGAGAACGGGAATAACGTCACTCGACCGAGGAAGCGCTGTCATGTAA
- the thrA gene encoding bifunctional aspartate kinase/homoserine dehydrogenase I: MIALKFGGTSMANARRILASSEIIINRAKEDRISVIVSAVAGVSNTLQSAIDATTSGITGANYVTEIRNIHNEICLELHSKLSGFDAEKTMSKIESNFVELEKLLAGCVSFGECPDTVHCRIMGMGELLSAPIMEAVLLAKKQSVILLDSRKFVFTTGNQKEGEADYALCNEACAPFRDGASPDQTRILLFPGFICTWQGGSGSKPVAGLLGRNGSDFSAAIIGASLRVKRVEFWTDVDGVYTADPRIVKDAILVDDMTYEEAMELSFFGSKVLHPKTIAPLQAKGIEAWSLNSHNPNARGTRIGKGPFESHRKSSICGISSLKHIAMVSVGGSLMRGRSGMASKIFSAVSGAGVSVLLITQSSSEYTISFCVRDDEAEKVRDALAAKFELEIREKLIDEIDVRNDCAIVSVVGDGMIANRGVASKFFNALSSQDINILAIAQGSSERCISTVICSEFADTAVLAAHQFFFHTAQTIQVFAFGAGTIGGTMIDQIYQQHDKLLKENVDIKVLAITTIDGMLLKEDGIDLSNWREQMKKTDFQFGPQNVDDIIKFVKDKKPLNPVFVDCTASYDLPERYLDIINAGMSIATPNKRANSMGIDFYHELRRAANKMHRRFLYETNVGAGLPIIDTLQNLYKSGDRLESFTGIMSGSLSYIFGRLDEGIPFSKAVLEAKELRYTEPDPRDDLSGMDVARKALIIARESGFDIELSDITMYKVFPESFDSSGTVEEFLKKLPEVDDYFAKKIASLKKNGKVLRMGASIKDGNVSVGMMDVSSDDPLYGVRGGENAFVFYTERYQPIPLTVRGYGAGAGVTAAGVFGDILRTVSFNPEK; encoded by the coding sequence ATGATTGCTCTCAAATTTGGCGGCACTTCAATGGCAAACGCTCGCCGTATCTTGGCTTCTTCCGAAATTATAATCAATCGTGCAAAAGAAGATCGTATTAGTGTTATTGTAAGTGCTGTTGCCGGCGTTTCTAACACGCTGCAATCTGCGATTGATGCAACGACATCGGGAATTACCGGAGCCAATTATGTAACTGAAATAAGAAATATCCACAATGAAATATGTCTGGAACTTCATTCAAAACTTTCGGGTTTTGATGCAGAAAAGACAATGTCTAAGATTGAATCTAATTTTGTTGAACTTGAAAAACTGCTCGCAGGCTGTGTGAGCTTTGGCGAGTGCCCTGATACTGTCCACTGCCGTATAATGGGCATGGGAGAGCTTCTCTCTGCTCCTATCATGGAAGCCGTTTTGCTCGCTAAAAAACAAAGTGTGATTTTGTTAGACAGCCGTAAATTTGTGTTTACAACCGGGAACCAAAAAGAAGGTGAAGCCGATTATGCGCTTTGCAACGAGGCTTGCGCACCTTTCCGAGACGGAGCTAGCCCCGATCAAACTCGAATCCTTTTATTTCCGGGATTTATATGTACATGGCAAGGCGGCTCCGGTTCTAAACCTGTTGCAGGTTTGCTTGGTCGCAATGGTTCTGATTTTTCTGCCGCAATTATCGGTGCGAGCCTTCGTGTTAAACGCGTTGAATTCTGGACAGATGTAGATGGTGTTTATACAGCAGACCCTCGTATTGTAAAAGATGCAATTCTCGTCGACGATATGACTTATGAAGAAGCGATGGAACTTTCATTTTTCGGTTCTAAAGTTCTTCATCCTAAAACTATTGCGCCGCTTCAAGCTAAGGGAATTGAGGCGTGGAGTTTGAACAGCCACAATCCAAATGCACGCGGGACTAGAATCGGAAAAGGCCCGTTTGAAAGCCACAGAAAATCAAGTATATGTGGGATTTCTTCATTAAAGCACATCGCAATGGTGAGTGTTGGCGGCTCTCTGATGCGTGGACGCTCAGGTATGGCAAGCAAGATTTTCTCTGCCGTATCGGGAGCAGGTGTTTCGGTTCTTTTGATAACTCAATCGTCTTCCGAATATACAATTTCTTTTTGCGTCCGCGATGATGAGGCAGAAAAAGTTCGTGATGCTCTTGCAGCAAAATTCGAACTTGAAATACGTGAAAAACTGATCGATGAAATTGATGTACGCAACGACTGTGCGATTGTCTCTGTTGTTGGAGACGGGATGATTGCAAACAGAGGCGTCGCTTCTAAATTTTTCAATGCGCTTTCAAGTCAGGATATAAATATCCTCGCAATAGCTCAAGGCAGTTCAGAACGTTGTATTTCAACTGTAATTTGCAGCGAGTTTGCCGACACTGCCGTTCTCGCAGCTCATCAGTTTTTCTTCCACACAGCTCAGACAATTCAAGTGTTCGCTTTTGGAGCCGGAACAATCGGCGGTACGATGATCGACCAGATTTATCAACAGCATGACAAGCTTCTTAAAGAAAATGTCGATATCAAAGTTCTTGCGATCACAACTATCGACGGTATGCTTTTGAAAGAAGATGGAATAGACCTTTCTAATTGGCGTGAACAGATGAAAAAAACTGATTTTCAGTTTGGGCCGCAGAATGTTGACGACATAATAAAATTTGTAAAAGATAAAAAGCCTCTCAATCCTGTATTTGTGGACTGCACTGCGTCTTATGATTTGCCTGAACGTTACTTAGACATCATCAACGCGGGAATGAGCATTGCAACTCCTAATAAGCGCGCAAACTCAATGGGAATCGATTTTTACCACGAATTGCGCAGAGCTGCCAACAAGATGCACCGCCGTTTCTTGTACGAGACAAATGTTGGCGCCGGACTCCCTATAATCGATACTCTGCAAAACCTCTATAAATCAGGAGATAGGCTTGAGAGCTTTACCGGAATTATGTCGGGCTCGCTTTCATATATATTCGGTAGGCTCGATGAAGGTATTCCTTTTAGCAAAGCTGTTCTCGAAGCAAAAGAATTGCGTTACACAGAGCCTGACCCACGTGATGATTTAAGCGGAATGGATGTTGCACGGAAAGCTCTTATCATCGCACGCGAATCAGGTTTCGATATAGAACTTTCCGACATCACGATGTATAAAGTATTCCCTGAATCGTTCGATTCTTCAGGAACAGTTGAAGAATTCCTTAAAAAACTTCCTGAAGTCGATGATTATTTTGCGAAAAAAATTGCGAGTTTGAAGAAAAATGGAAAAGTTCTCCGAATGGGTGCTTCTATAAAAGATGGAAATGTTTCTGTCGGGATGATGGATGTCAGCTCTGATGATCCGCTTTACGGTGTTCGAGGCGGTGAAAACGCATTTGTGTTCTATACAGAACGTTATCAGCCGATTCCTCTAACTGTTCGCGGATATGGGGCAGGGGCAGGCGTGACGGCGGCCGGCGTGTTCGGAGATATTTTAAGAACAGTGTCTTTCAACCCTGAAAAATAG
- a CDS encoding exonuclease domain-containing protein yields the protein MIHKSFVFFDCECANTFDGIGKMCSFGYVIADDELNIIEHEDVVINPECDFDWYLFSKKGGCQLAYSKDYFRAKPNFESYYKNIKKLLTTGNRYIVGFAVSNDVGFVNNACERYQLPYIQFRAFDIEKYLEKKYQKKQKLVEWAEEFCVNVAKYHSHKSEDDAIMTMLCLKAECAKSGKTVEEILEENKALFVSNEQILEQAQEREYRKEITEKIKRLYNKKSPMPKYKTVDNQKFEFEHKLMHDVDVAFELAKKIYDNGGILGERLNGKGTVIFRDKPHPELLKKVLGRGLECKTVDEINTILK from the coding sequence ATGATTCATAAATCTTTTGTTTTTTTTGACTGTGAATGCGCAAACACTTTTGACGGAATTGGAAAGATGTGTTCGTTCGGTTACGTAATTGCCGACGATGAGCTTAATATAATTGAGCATGAAGATGTTGTAATAAATCCTGAGTGCGATTTTGACTGGTATCTTTTTAGCAAAAAAGGTGGATGTCAACTTGCATATTCAAAAGATTATTTTAGAGCTAAGCCTAATTTTGAATCTTACTATAAAAATATCAAAAAACTTTTGACTACGGGAAATCGTTACATCGTCGGTTTTGCAGTATCTAACGATGTCGGCTTTGTAAACAATGCGTGCGAACGCTATCAGCTTCCTTATATTCAGTTTCGTGCTTTTGATATCGAAAAATACCTTGAAAAAAAATATCAAAAAAAGCAAAAACTTGTCGAGTGGGCGGAAGAATTTTGTGTAAATGTTGCAAAATATCATAGCCACAAGTCTGAAGATGACGCAATTATGACTATGCTTTGCCTTAAGGCCGAATGTGCAAAATCAGGGAAGACAGTCGAAGAGATATTGGAAGAAAATAAAGCTCTTTTTGTATCTAATGAACAGATTCTCGAACAAGCTCAAGAACGGGAATACCGCAAGGAAATCACTGAGAAAATAAAGCGTCTGTATAATAAAAAATCTCCGATGCCAAAGTATAAAACTGTCGACAATCAGAAGTTTGAGTTTGAACATAAGCTTATGCATGATGTGGATGTTGCGTTTGAACTAGCAAAAAAAATATATGACAACGGCGGAATACTTGGGGAGCGGTTGAACGGTAAAGGGACTGTAATTTTTCGCGACAAGCCTCATCCAGAATTGTTAAAGAAAGTTTTGGGACGCGGTCTTGAATGTAAAACTGTCGACGAAATCAACACAATATTAAAATAA
- a CDS encoding glycosyltransferase family 2 protein, translated as MPPLISICIPVYNTESTLQRCLNSVAGQTFCDFEVVILNDSSTGTDKDGRTCKKIIHQFKKHIKNHVVYIVHKNNEGIVKTRRDMVYAARGKYIFMLDSDDFLDKDALLELTKPILNCSSEELPDIVQGKSEQFELKNGEVLFLNKPRDSQVLGIVTWRDIFHYTRVNPPKISSFLWNKLIDREVLLNALENVPSVYCTVAEDLLFFFFISLCSKLYIGIDFTSYYYCVNTGITSNVKVETLDQWESICSVSSVFTVLFDWCQTQENLTGKPPLEADELNNLLNVAVEYLQKNLIQFNKEVLPELKEDAHKILEDFWGESLVRRVEAEMKKKYDKNEKTSGGDVCCEERTKSDKKNET; from the coding sequence ATGCCGCCTTTAATTTCAATCTGCATTCCTGTCTATAATACGGAGTCTACCTTGCAGCGTTGTTTGAACAGCGTTGCGGGGCAGACTTTTTGTGATTTTGAAGTTGTTATCTTAAATGACTCTAGCACAGGAACTGATAAAGACGGCAGAACTTGCAAAAAAATCATACATCAGTTTAAAAAACACATAAAAAATCATGTTGTGTATATCGTTCACAAAAACAATGAAGGAATTGTGAAAACTCGCCGCGATATGGTTTATGCTGCGCGCGGAAAATATATCTTTATGCTCGACAGCGATGATTTTTTAGATAAAGATGCTCTGCTAGAGCTTACAAAACCGATATTAAATTGCAGTTCGGAAGAACTTCCAGATATTGTTCAAGGAAAATCTGAGCAATTTGAGCTTAAAAACGGCGAAGTTTTGTTTTTAAATAAACCAAGAGATTCGCAGGTTTTAGGAATTGTGACTTGGCGCGATATTTTTCACTACACGCGGGTTAATCCTCCTAAAATATCAAGTTTCCTTTGGAATAAACTTATAGACCGCGAAGTCTTGCTAAATGCCCTCGAAAATGTTCCTTCTGTTTATTGCACCGTCGCAGAAGATTTGCTTTTTTTCTTTTTTATAAGCCTCTGTTCAAAACTTTATATTGGGATCGATTTTACTTCGTATTATTACTGCGTAAACACCGGCATAACTTCTAACGTAAAAGTTGAGACGCTCGACCAGTGGGAAAGCATTTGCTCCGTTTCCTCAGTTTTTACAGTGCTTTTTGATTGGTGTCAAACGCAAGAAAATCTAACTGGAAAACCGCCGCTTGAAGCTGACGAATTGAACAATTTACTTAACGTTGCTGTAGAATATCTTCAAAAAAATCTTATTCAATTCAATAAAGAAGTTCTTCCTGAATTAAAAGAGGACGCTCATAAAATTCTTGAAGATTTCTGGGGGGAGTCTCTCGTCCGCCGCGTTGAAGCAGAGATGAAAAAAAAATACGATAAAAATGAAAAAACAAGTGGTGGCGATGTTTGTTGCGAAGAGCGTACAAAATCAGACAAAAAAAATGAAACATAA